A DNA window from Haliovirga abyssi contains the following coding sequences:
- a CDS encoding sodium:proton antiporter gives MIQYLFIILILIGIYGMLTERNLLKILISLNVLDVGLNLFIISIGYVKGGVAPIFTKVFNNNMIKFVDPLPQALVLTSIVIGVGVTAVGLAFAKNIYAKYGTFDLDEMEVKDDE, from the coding sequence ATGATACAATATTTATTTATAATATTAATATTAATAGGAATTTATGGAATGTTAACAGAAAGAAATTTATTAAAAATATTAATTTCTTTAAATGTGCTTGATGTTGGATTAAATTTATTTATAATATCTATAGGATATGTAAAAGGTGGAGTAGCACCTATATTTACAAAAGTATTTAATAATAATATGATAAAGTTTGTAGATCCATTGCCACAAGCGTTAGTTCTTACCTCAATTGTAATAGGAGTAGGAGTAACTGCAGTAGGACTTGCATTTGCAAAAAATATTTATGCAAAATATGGAACTTTTGATTTGGATGAAATGGAGGTAAAAGATGATGAATAG
- a CDS encoding Na(+)/H(+) antiporter subunit B: protein MKKIGALLIVILFGYFIFSNLYLDSSKVKFNKYGEANISQSVSNKFLNKNVNGNNESIRYGKNKDLESGSANVVTSIVVNYRSFDTLGEVTVLFVSALGVALLLGGVGTKLQFAVEPNFIVKAGVKVIVGLMFIVGVYIFVHGHLTPGGGFPGGSMLASIVLLLYVSHKDFQAKVHSLKLVEGIAGSLYVIIGLTGILLGGAFLYNFLPTGTIGNLFSAGIIPIIYVLVGLKVGAELSGIIVNFISGEVE, encoded by the coding sequence ATGAAAAAAATAGGTGCTTTATTAATTGTAATTTTATTTGGATATTTTATTTTTAGTAATCTATATTTGGACAGTTCAAAAGTTAAATTTAACAAATATGGAGAAGCTAATATCTCTCAATCTGTTTCTAATAAATTTTTAAACAAAAATGTAAATGGAAACAATGAGAGTATTAGATATGGAAAAAATAAGGATTTAGAATCAGGTTCAGCAAACGTGGTAACTTCTATTGTTGTAAATTATAGATCATTTGATACTTTAGGAGAAGTTACAGTTTTATTTGTATCTGCATTAGGAGTGGCACTTCTTTTAGGAGGAGTTGGGACAAAACTTCAATTTGCAGTAGAACCTAATTTTATAGTAAAAGCAGGAGTAAAAGTAATTGTGGGATTAATGTTTATTGTAGGAGTATATATATTTGTTCATGGGCATCTGACTCCAGGAGGAGGATTTCCAGGAGGAAGTATGTTAGCAAGTATAGTATTGCTTTTATATGTATCACATAAAGATTTCCAAGCAAAAGTTCATTCGCTAAAATTAGTTGAAGGAATAGCAGGAAGCTTATATGTAATAATAGGATTAACAGGTATTTTGTTAGGTGGAGCATTTTTGTATAATTTTTTACCAACAGGCACAATAGGAAATTTATTTAGTGCAGGAATTATACCTATAATATATGTACTTGTAGGATTAAAAGTTGGAGCTGAATTATCAGGAATCATAGTGAACTTCATCTCAGGGGAGGTGGAATAA
- a CDS encoding Na(+)/H(+) antiporter subunit B yields MGIIEISEIIIGLILILFGIMAVSSKKVLNSIIYLSIMSMLAVVSFVFMKSPDVGITEAVIGSGMATALFLFTLFSAKKEGDK; encoded by the coding sequence ATGGGGATAATTGAGATTTCTGAAATAATAATAGGATTGATTTTAATATTATTTGGCATAATGGCAGTATCATCTAAAAAAGTTTTAAATTCTATAATTTATTTATCGATTATGAGTATGCTTGCAGTTGTTAGTTTTGTATTTATGAAATCACCTGATGTAGGTATTACAGAAGCTGTTATTGGTTCAGGAATGGCAACAGCATTATTTCTGTTTACTCTTTTTTCTGCAAAAAAGGAGGGCGATAAATAG
- the mnhG gene encoding monovalent cation/H(+) antiporter subunit G gives MSVIGYVLIIIGALFYALGGLGIFRMPDVYNRLQAGTKATTLGAISLILGVGFLHPSWLVKTILIVIFLAITNPVGSSAIGRAAYLIGVKPAKVVVDEMEDKYKRGDENGDN, from the coding sequence ATGAGTGTAATAGGTTATGTTTTAATAATAATAGGAGCTTTATTTTATGCCCTAGGCGGACTTGGGATATTTAGAATGCCAGATGTATATAATAGACTTCAAGCAGGAACAAAAGCAACAACTCTTGGAGCAATATCTCTTATATTAGGAGTAGGATTTTTGCATCCAAGTTGGTTAGTAAAAACTATATTAATAGTAATATTTTTAGCTATAACAAATCCAGTAGGAAGTTCTGCTATAGGAAGAGCTGCTTATTTAATTGGAGTGAAACCAGCAAAAGTTGTAGTTGATGAGATGGAAGACAAGTATAAAAGAGGTGATGAAAATGGGGATAATTGA
- a CDS encoding cation:proton antiporter, whose amino-acid sequence MINLVVFSLLGIGVFFSILRVILGPSVPDRVVGVDTLNVIITGAIVFLAHIFRNSLYLDIALVYGILAFVETVLMARYLEGRK is encoded by the coding sequence ATGATTAATTTAGTTGTTTTTAGTTTACTTGGAATTGGGGTGTTTTTTTCTATATTAAGGGTAATCTTAGGCCCTTCAGTTCCAGATAGGGTAGTTGGAGTTGATACATTAAATGTAATTATAACAGGAGCAATAGTATTTTTAGCACATATCTTTAGGAATAGCCTATATTTGGATATTGCTTTAGTATATGGAATACTTGCATTTGTAGAGACAGTATTAATGGCAAGGTATTTGGAGGGGAGAAAATGA
- a CDS encoding Na+/H+ antiporter subunit E yields MKKFISTFVLLWLIWIVATGISIQEIVVGGIASLIVAAVIYKQVSYSFGVDSIVKIFKFVFVYIPVFIYQMILSNLDVAYRVLSPSLPINPGFVKIKTSLKGEVGKLALANSITLTPGTLTLDVDDENIYIHWIDVKGSGSKEYQENISQTFEKVLGGIFE; encoded by the coding sequence ATGAAAAAGTTTATCTCAACGTTTGTTTTGCTATGGTTAATTTGGATTGTTGCAACAGGAATTTCTATCCAAGAAATAGTTGTTGGAGGAATAGCTTCACTTATAGTGGCTGCTGTAATTTATAAACAAGTCAGCTATTCATTTGGAGTTGATAGTATTGTAAAAATATTTAAATTTGTGTTTGTTTACATTCCAGTATTTATCTATCAAATGATATTATCCAATTTGGATGTGGCATACAGAGTATTGTCGCCATCACTTCCTATTAATCCAGGATTTGTAAAAATCAAAACATCTTTAAAAGGAGAAGTTGGAAAATTAGCTTTAGCAAATTCAATTACTTTAACACCAGGAACATTAACTTTGGATGTAGATGATGAAAATATCTATATTCATTGGATTGATGTAAAAGGAAGTGGAAGCAAAGAGTATCAAGAAAACATATCTCAAACCTTTGAGAAGGTGTTAGGAGGGATTTTTGAATGA
- a CDS encoding FAD-dependent oxidoreductase, producing MMKKFDVIVIGGSAAGLVSAMTGKAHYPDKSVLLIRKEKDALVPCGIPYIFGTLDSSDKDVIPLGGLKKAGVEFKQDEVVDVNREEKVLKTASGEEFQYDKLVFATGSTPYKPTWLKGSDLENVFSIPKDKIYLDAIKEKFNSMKKIVVIGAGFIGVEVSDELNKIGKNVTLVEVLPTILGRAFDVEIAERAQEILVKRGVSLKTGVAVKEIVGDGKVEAVVLENGERIEADAVVLSMGYRPNTKLAADSGLELNKLGAIRVDSYLRTDDKDVLAVGDCAAKVDFITRKSTPIMLASTAAAEARMAGMNLYNLSIVRTFIGTVAIFSTAIGEIGFGAAGVTEEEAKRSGFEVMVGRNEGVDKHPGTLPGTKKQFVKLIVAKDSEIIIGAEVIGGESAGELINVLGLAIQNRMTVTELYTTQIGTHPLLSSAPTKYPIIKAAECIVLRKGCKK from the coding sequence ATGATGAAAAAATTTGATGTAATTGTAATAGGTGGAAGTGCAGCAGGATTAGTTTCAGCAATGACAGGGAAAGCACATTACCCTGATAAAAGTGTATTATTGATTAGAAAAGAGAAAGATGCTTTAGTTCCTTGTGGAATTCCATACATTTTTGGGACATTAGATTCTAGCGATAAAGATGTTATCCCTTTAGGTGGATTAAAAAAAGCTGGAGTAGAATTTAAACAGGATGAAGTTGTAGATGTGAATAGAGAAGAAAAAGTTTTAAAAACTGCTTCAGGAGAAGAATTTCAATATGATAAATTAGTATTTGCAACTGGTTCAACTCCATACAAACCAACTTGGTTAAAAGGTTCAGATTTAGAAAATGTATTCTCAATTCCTAAAGATAAAATTTATCTTGATGCAATAAAAGAAAAATTTAACTCAATGAAAAAAATAGTTGTAATTGGAGCTGGATTTATTGGAGTAGAAGTTTCAGATGAATTAAATAAAATAGGAAAAAATGTAACTTTAGTAGAAGTATTACCTACAATATTAGGAAGAGCATTTGATGTAGAAATAGCAGAAAGAGCTCAAGAAATATTGGTAAAAAGAGGAGTGAGTTTAAAAACAGGAGTAGCTGTAAAAGAGATAGTTGGAGATGGGAAAGTAGAAGCAGTAGTATTGGAAAATGGTGAAAGAATAGAAGCTGATGCAGTAGTGCTTTCAATGGGATATAGACCAAATACTAAATTGGCAGCAGACTCTGGATTAGAATTAAATAAATTAGGAGCAATAAGAGTAGATAGTTATTTAAGAACAGATGATAAAGATGTACTTGCAGTTGGAGATTGTGCAGCAAAAGTAGATTTTATTACAAGAAAATCTACACCAATTATGCTTGCTTCAACAGCAGCAGCAGAGGCAAGAATGGCAGGAATGAATTTATATAACCTATCTATTGTAAGAACTTTTATAGGAACAGTAGCAATATTTTCAACAGCAATTGGAGAAATTGGATTTGGAGCAGCAGGAGTTACAGAAGAAGAAGCTAAAAGAAGTGGATTTGAAGTAATGGTAGGTAGAAATGAAGGTGTTGACAAACATCCTGGAACATTACCTGGAACAAAAAAACAATTTGTAAAATTAATAGTAGCAAAAGATTCTGAAATAATAATTGGGGCAGAAGTAATTGGAGGAGAAAGTGCTGGAGAACTAATAAATGTTCTTGGATTAGCTATTCAAAATAGAATGACAGTTACTGAGTTATATACAACTCAAATAGGAACTCATCCGTTGCTTAGTTCTGCACCTACAAAATATCCAATAATAAAAGCAGCAGAATGTATAGTTTTAAGAAAAGGGTGTAAAAAATAA
- a CDS encoding cyclic nucleotide-binding domain-containing protein: MKKEIFYPLIDIDKVVPIINRISIFGGLNDLQLYRIFGVLNSVYYKKDEIIFKQGDSPSNIYIINSGKVKLYFEKENEIFELIEFGVGSCFGETALIGIQPQSATAIATEDVELLIISKKALMKLAKEDKDIFSRVILNIARETCRRLSQAENVELHYFLKKKK; the protein is encoded by the coding sequence ATGAAAAAAGAAATTTTTTATCCACTTATAGATATAGATAAAGTAGTTCCTATAATAAATAGGATTTCAATTTTTGGTGGATTAAATGATTTGCAATTATATAGAATTTTTGGAGTTTTAAATAGTGTTTATTATAAAAAAGATGAAATTATATTTAAACAAGGCGATTCTCCAAGTAATATTTATATAATTAATTCAGGGAAAGTAAAACTCTATTTTGAAAAAGAGAATGAAATATTTGAATTAATAGAATTTGGTGTTGGAAGTTGTTTTGGAGAAACAGCATTGATTGGAATACAGCCACAAAGTGCTACAGCAATTGCAACAGAAGATGTAGAGCTATTGATTATATCTAAAAAAGCTTTAATGAAATTAGCTAAAGAAGATAAAGATATATTTAGTAGAGTAATATTAAATATTGCAAGAGAAACTTGTAGGAGATTAAGCCAAGCTGAAAATGTAGAGTTACATTATTTTTTAAAAAAGAAAAAATAA
- a CDS encoding glycogen/starch/alpha-glucan phosphorylase has protein sequence MNINRGEFKENIKLKLKEQFGKTISCATKQEIFDAVSRAAMDYVLDNWLDTKKTYAEEEVKQAYYLSAEFLMGRALSNNLVNMLIEEDVAEVLNELGFNYNEVEDTEPDAGLGNGGLGRLAACFLDSLASLKLPGHGYGIRYRYGMFEQKIIDGYQVEFPDNWLKNGDPWSVKRKDESIEIKFGGKVTLVREENGRERFKRVDAEVITAVPYDMPIVGYNNKTVNTLRLWEAEAEDGFDLQLFNDQEYIKAMSKESITEDISRVLYPNDSGPSGKALRLKQQYFFVSASVQDIVRNYKKKYGNDFSKFAEKVAMQLNDTHPVVAIPELMRIFLDWEGLNWDTAWDITTKACAYTNHTILAEALEKWPIDLFSGLLPRIYQIVEEINRRFLAELNEKYPGDWARTHRMGIIADGMVKMAWLAIVGSHSVNGVAALHTEILKNQELKDWYELYPEKFNNKTNGVTQRRWLLKSNKELAKLLNEKIGTDWAINLSELKKFEKFIDDEEVVNRFMKIKYENKVKLAEYIKEHNNIDVDPNSIFDVQVKRLHEYKRQLLDVLNIMALYNRLKENPDLDIYPRTFIFGAKAASGYRRAKLVIKLINSIANKINNDQSIKGKIKVVFIENYRVSVAEKIFPASDVSEQISTAGKEASGTGNMKFMINGALTIGTLDGANVEIVEEAGEENAFIFGLKADEVLELNKTNSYNPWDEYNRNLELKKVIDQLVDGTYSPDNREIFRELYDSLMYGVEGNRPDQYYVLRDFASYAEAQRKIGATYRDKIDWAKKAMINVANGGKFSSDRTIQQYADEIWEIKATEVK, from the coding sequence ATGAATATTAACAGAGGAGAGTTTAAGGAAAATATCAAATTGAAATTAAAAGAACAATTTGGTAAAACAATTTCATGTGCAACTAAGCAAGAAATATTTGATGCAGTATCAAGAGCAGCAATGGATTATGTACTTGACAATTGGTTAGATACAAAAAAAACTTATGCAGAAGAAGAGGTAAAACAAGCATATTATCTTTCAGCAGAATTTTTAATGGGAAGAGCTTTAAGTAATAATTTGGTAAATATGCTTATAGAAGAAGATGTGGCAGAAGTTTTAAATGAACTTGGATTTAATTATAATGAAGTGGAAGACACAGAACCAGATGCTGGACTTGGAAATGGTGGACTTGGAAGATTAGCAGCATGTTTCTTAGATTCATTGGCAAGTTTAAAATTACCAGGACATGGATATGGAATTAGATATAGATATGGAATGTTTGAACAAAAAATAATAGATGGATATCAAGTAGAATTTCCTGATAACTGGCTAAAAAATGGAGATCCTTGGTCTGTTAAAAGAAAAGATGAATCTATAGAAATTAAATTTGGCGGAAAAGTTACTCTTGTTAGAGAAGAAAATGGAAGAGAAAGATTTAAAAGAGTGGATGCAGAAGTTATAACAGCTGTGCCATATGATATGCCTATTGTGGGATACAATAATAAGACAGTAAATACATTAAGATTGTGGGAAGCAGAAGCAGAAGATGGTTTTGACTTACAACTATTTAATGATCAAGAATATATAAAAGCAATGTCAAAAGAAAGTATAACTGAAGATATTTCAAGAGTATTATATCCTAATGACAGTGGTCCATCAGGAAAAGCACTTAGATTAAAACAACAATATTTCTTTGTATCAGCAAGTGTACAAGATATTGTTAGAAATTATAAGAAAAAATATGGAAATGATTTTTCTAAATTTGCTGAAAAAGTAGCAATGCAATTAAATGATACTCATCCAGTTGTAGCTATTCCTGAATTAATGAGAATATTCTTAGATTGGGAAGGATTAAATTGGGATACAGCTTGGGATATAACTACTAAAGCATGTGCATACACAAATCATACAATTTTGGCGGAAGCATTAGAAAAATGGCCAATTGATCTATTTAGTGGATTATTACCTAGAATTTATCAAATAGTAGAAGAGATAAACAGAAGATTCTTAGCTGAATTAAATGAAAAATATCCTGGAGATTGGGCGAGAACTCATAGAATGGGAATAATAGCTGATGGTATGGTAAAAATGGCATGGTTAGCAATTGTTGGGTCTCATTCTGTAAATGGTGTTGCAGCATTACATACAGAAATATTAAAAAATCAAGAATTAAAAGATTGGTATGAATTATATCCTGAAAAATTTAATAATAAGACAAATGGAGTAACTCAAAGAAGATGGTTATTAAAATCAAATAAAGAGTTAGCAAAATTATTAAATGAAAAAATTGGAACAGATTGGGCAATAAATCTTTCTGAATTAAAGAAATTTGAAAAATTTATTGATGATGAAGAAGTTGTTAATAGATTTATGAAAATAAAATATGAAAATAAAGTTAAATTAGCTGAATACATAAAAGAACATAATAATATAGATGTTGATCCTAATTCAATATTTGATGTTCAAGTAAAAAGATTACATGAATATAAAAGACAATTATTAGATGTATTAAATATAATGGCTTTATATAATAGATTAAAAGAAAATCCTGATTTAGATATATATCCTAGAACATTCATATTTGGAGCAAAAGCAGCTTCTGGATATAGAAGAGCTAAATTAGTAATAAAGTTAATAAATAGTATAGCAAATAAAATAAATAATGATCAATCTATAAAAGGAAAAATAAAAGTTGTATTTATAGAAAATTATAGAGTATCAGTTGCAGAAAAAATATTCCCAGCATCAGATGTATCAGAACAAATATCTACTGCTGGAAAAGAAGCTTCAGGAACTGGAAATATGAAATTTATGATAAATGGAGCTTTAACAATTGGTACTTTAGATGGAGCTAATGTTGAAATAGTAGAAGAAGCTGGAGAAGAAAATGCATTCATATTTGGATTAAAAGCAGATGAAGTTTTAGAATTAAATAAAACAAATTCATATAATCCATGGGATGAATACAATAGAAATCTTGAATTGAAAAAAGTTATTGATCAATTAGTTGATGGTACATATAGCCCAGATAATAGAGAAATATTTAGAGAGTTATATGATTCATTAATGTATGGTGTAGAAGGAAATAGACCAGACCAATATTATGTTTTAAGAGATTTTGCATCATATGCTGAAGCACAAAGAAAAATTGGTGCAACATATAGAGATAAAATTGATTGGGCTAAAAAAGCCATGATAAATGTTGCAAATGGTGGAAAATTCTCAAGTGATAGAACAATACAACAATATGCAGATGAAATTTGGGAAATAAAAGCTACAGAAGTAAAATAA